A DNA window from Pogona vitticeps strain Pit_001003342236 chromosome 2, PviZW2.1, whole genome shotgun sequence contains the following coding sequences:
- the LOC110088045 gene encoding uncharacterized protein LOC110088045 has translation MLTKDQMLIKKEDLSQEGLLEEQKARHTPHSKHALQLSKNEMTGEHMLKKKHTCPDCGKKFCRRSDLVRHQKLHSGDRPFTCTKCGKGFVQSTHLIAHEKSHTREKPYYCSHCERSFNQILNFTRHQRTHSKEPPFKCGDCGKTFSRSSNLIMHQRTHTGERPYKCFDCGNSFSRSSTLVTHQRIHTGEKPYKCQDCWKSFGRRSTLVMHQRTHTGEKPYKCPDCPETFSVKSGLLSHQRVHMTEKPYLCLECGKNFCRSADLIIHQRIHTGEKPYQCNDCGKKFNTNSHLVTHQRIHTGEKPYKCPECGKSFSYSSVLVGHQRVHTGEKPYACLKCGKTFRNNSHLITHQRVHSGEKPYECPECGRGFSVSSNLAKHRKIHERDTSFKCSESEMGGNEAVTSSQNSS, from the coding sequence ATGTTGACCAAGGATCAAATGTTGATAAAAAAGGAGGACCTTAGTCAGGAAGGCCTCTTAGAGGAACAGAAGGCTAGGCATACTCCCCACTCGAAACATGCTCTGCAGCTAAGTAAGAATGAGATGACGGGAGAACATATGCTGAAGAAAAAACATACATGTCCGGACTGTGGGAAGAAATTTTGCCGGCGTTCAGATCTTGTCCGGCATCAGAAACTCCATTCAGGAGACAGACCCTTTACCTGTACTAAGTGTGGGAAAGGCTTTGTACAGAGCACCCATCTCATTGCACACGAGAAAAGCCATACAAGAGAGAAGCCCTATTACTGTTCTCACTGTGAGAGGAGCTTCAATCAGATCTTAAACTTCACTAGGCACCAGAGGACTCACTCCAAGGAACCCCCTTTCAAATGCGGTGactgtggaaagaccttcagccGCAGCTCAAACCTTATTatgcatcaaaggacccacacgggAGAGCGGCCCTATAAATGCTTTGACTGTGGCAATAGCTTCAGTCGGAGTTCAACTCTCGTTAcgcatcagagaatccacaccggcgagaaaccctataaatgccagGATTGCTGGAAAAGCTTTGGAAGACGTTCGACCCTTGTTATGCACCAGaggactcacacaggagagaaaccgtataaatgcccCGACTGTCCAGAAACTTTTAGTGTTAAATCAGGTCTGCTTagtcatcagagagtccacatgACTGAGAAACCGTATCTCTGCCTGGAATGTGGTAAAAACTTCTGTCGGAGTGCAGACCTCATTATTCACCAGAGAattcacacgggagagaaaccttatCAATGCAATGACTGCGGCAAGAAATTCAATACAAACTCACACCTTGTTACGcatcagagaattcacacaggggaaaaaccatacaagtgccctgagtgtgggaaaagcttctctTACAGCTCAGTACTGGTGggccaccagagagtccacacaggggaaaaaccgtACGCGTGTCTCAAGTGTGGAAAGACCTTCCGCAACAACTCGCACCTGATCACTCACCAGAGAGTGCActcgggagagaaaccctatgaatGCCCTGAATGTGGGAGGGGTTTTAGTGTCAGTTCAAATCTTGCGAAGCACCGGAAGATCCATGAAAGAGACACATCTTTTAAATGTTCTGAATCAGAAATGGGAGGTAATGAAGCGGTCACTAGCTCCCAGAACAGTTCGTA
- the LOC110088026 gene encoding uncharacterized protein LOC110088026 has product MELRSQPRILETRKQYPCPDCGRSFKRNSHLVRHKRLHTGEKPYQCPECGKSFRQSTDVNTHRRIHTGETPYRCNECGKSFRYRTGLVKHLRCHEEEKPQNCPECGKSFGCSWVSDAQQRGQLGGNDKCPHCDRSVERLDLVIQVANPTTEEPYECPDCGKSFSCSFQLIKHRSLQTRFLLPNPNALCTFSPDVEPLLSDHQDAKERESPGSICEAYDEAAAKECEENETFSPTKSCRTLLGRLQGLIGQRREAFMEKPHFEKWPWKQPEGAGGESPEGERDDPVMCERRHLCFMCGKRFRFESHLIAHERIHTGEKPFQCSTCQKSFRDRSDLNKHQKVHSREKPFKCLDCGRSFHHQLTFIRHQQLHPSERACEQGCLYLTLLPSCQPGAEISVGGKAEPTKTLGYSFKQKGTKW; this is encoded by the exons ATGGAACTCCGGTCCCAACCAAGAATCCTTGAGACAAGGAAGCAGTATCCGTGCCCTGACTGCGGGAGGAGTTTCAAGCGGAACTCACACCTTGTCCGACATAAAAGgcttcacactggagagaaaccctacCAATGTcctgagtgtgggaaaagcttcaggcAGAGCACTGATGTCAACACGCATcggagaatccacacaggggaaacACCCTACCGTTGTAAcgagtgtggaaaaagctttcGCTACAGGACGGGCCTTGTAAAACATTTGAGGTGCCATGAAGAAGAGAAACCCCAGAACTGTccagaatgtgggaaaagctttggCTGTAGTTGGGTTTCAGATGCCCAACAGAGAGGTCAGCTTGGAGGAAATGATAAATGCCCCCATTGTGACAGAAGTGTGGAGCGCTTGGATCTAGTCATACAAGTGGCAAACCCAACAACAGAAGAACCCTACGAATGCCCagactgtgggaaaagcttcagctgCAGCTTTCAACTCATTAAACATAGGAGTCTCCAAACCA GATTTCTGCTTCCTAATCCCAATGCTCTCTGCACCTTTAGTCCAGACGTGGAGCCTCTACTCTCTGATCATCAGGATGCAAAGGAAAGGGAGAGTCCTGGAAGCATCTGTGAAG CCTATGATGAGGCCGCGGCAAAGGAATGTGAAGAAAATGAgaccttttcccccacaaaatctTGCAGGACGTTATTGGGAAGATTGCAAGGGCTCATTGGCCAAAGGCGGGAGGCCTTTATGGAGAAACCCCATTTTGAAAAATGGCCATGGAAACAGCCAGAGGGAGCTGGAGGTGAATCCCCTGAGGGCGAGAGAGACGATCCAGTTATGTGTGAGAGAAGGCACCTCTGCTTCATGTGCGGGAAAAGGTTCCGCTTCGAATCTCATCTTATTGCTCACGAacgaatccacacaggagagaagccctttCAGTGCAGCACTTGCCAGAAAAGCTTTCGCGACAGGTCAGACCTGAACAAACACCAGAAGGTTCACTCTCGTGAGAAGCCTTTCAAATGCTTAGACTGTGGCAGGAGTTTTCATCATCAGTTGACTTTCATCAGACACCAGCAGCTTCATCCCAGCGAGAGGGCCTGTGAACAGGGCTGCCTGTATTTGACACTCCTGCCCTCGTGCCAGCCAGGGGCAGAAATTAGTGTTGGGGGCAAAGCGGAACCTACCAAGACTCTTGGCTATAGCTTTAAACAGAAa GGGACAAAATGGTGa